The Candidatus Methylomirabilis limnetica sequence CGGATGCTCCATCGTGGCCCGGCGCGGGTCTTTAACCGAGAAGAGGATACCTTCACCGCCGTCAAGTCCGGGAAGATCAAGGCGGGCGACGTGATCGTGATTCGCTACGAGGGGCCCAAGGGCGGGCCAGGAATGCGCGAGATGCTTGGCGTCACCGGGGCTCTTGCCGGCGCGGGACTCCTGGACTCAGTGGCGCTGATGACCGATGGGCGTTTTTCGGGTGCAACGCATGGCCTGATGGTTGGCCACATTGCCCCGGAAGCGGCAGTGGGTGGACCGATCGCGGCGCTGCGTAACGGCGACATCGTGGTCTTGGACATCAAGAAGCGGCGGCTCGACGTGGAGCTGTCAGCCGCCGAGTTCAAACGGCGACTCCGAAAGTGGAAGCCGCCAGCCCCCCGGTACAAGAGCGGCGTTATGGCCAAGTACGCCCGCACGGTTTCGTCGGCGTCGGAAGGCGCTGTTACTGATTGAGCAGCCATCAGCGGTCAGCTTTCAGCGGGGGACCAATGCGGAAAACGAGAGCGGTTACAGGCGAGTTCCGGTATTCGGCGGTGGGGCAGGTTTCGCATATCATTAGTTTTTGCTAAGGGCTGACGGCTGATGCCTGAGAGCTACTAAGATGGAATGGCTGTGGGATCTCTTTCACAGAGTGTACGATGTGGAGGCCCTGGTACGTGTCGGCGGCCTCACGGTCCTGATCGCTATCGTCTTCGTGGAGACTGGTCTCTTTGTCGGCTTCTTCCTGCCAGGGGATTCCCTCCTTGTTACGGCAGGGCTGTTCGCCGCCAGCGGGCACCTGGAGTTGTGGAGCCTCTTTCTCTTCGTCAGCCTGGCCGCGATTATCGGGGATACGGTCGGCTACGCCATCGGGGCGAGTACCGGACCGAAAATTTTCAACCGCGAAAACTCGCTGTTTTTCCACAAGAAGCACCTCACCACGACCAAAGAGTTTTACGATCGGTACGGCGGGATTACGATCATCATTGCCCGGTTCATGCCTATCGTCCGCACCTTTGCTCCCCTCGTAGCGGGTGTAGGGGGCATGCAATACAGTCGATTTGCCCTCTATAACGTGATGGGAGGGGTCGGCTGGGTCGTCAGCATGACGTCTATCGGCTACATCCTTGGTAGAACAATCCCGGATATTGACAAGTACATCCAGGTCGTCATCGCCCTCGTCATTGGGCTTTCCCTACTCCCCGGGATTATTACTTTTGTGCGAAGCAGCCGGCGAGCCCGCAAGCCTTCCATGTAATCTCCCCCGTAGGGGCGCTGCTTGCTGCGCCCTTCTTGGGGTTAGACGCTGTTGGGCAGGGCAAGCCCTGCCCCTACAACAAATGTGTCTGTCCAGATGGGGCGAACGCGCAGGTTCGCCCCTACAATGGTGTATCTAAACGGATAATAATCGCAGTTTCTCGGGGGTTCCTCCAGTCTATCCCCACATTGTTGACTGGGCGGAGTTGCCCTTTTTTTGGGCTTGCCTCCCTCCAATAGGCGAGTTATCCTTATTTTGTGCCTGGCAGGTCTGCTGGATGATGAAGTTACCCTGGCGCGTCTAAGCTTATCACCTCCAGCGAGGGGCTTCAACCGGCCCCTCCTTCACGCCAGTCACGGTGCCTCATTATCATACTGCCCCATCGTAGTGAAGCCGAGCTTGCCCTTTTCAGATCGTACCGATGGTGATTGATGGCGATGGAGCTATACCTTAGCGAGAATGCCTTTGTCGGACTGCTGGTCTCGACCATTGAAGTCTACCGCAAGGAGTGCTTCGGGGTTCTGCTTGGCCAGAGCATGTCCGAACGAATCCTCGTCGATTTCGTGGTTCCGTACCAGACGGCGACCCGGAAGTTTCGCGAGGTACACGTTGATCTGATGCGGAGTCAACGGGTCGAGGAGGCTGTCAGGAGTACCTCGCGCTGGGAGTGCGTGGGCGACTATCACTCGCACCCGATGTATGGCGCCGTCCGAGCGACCACGATACTGAGTGCGGCCGATAGGCATTTCTTCAAGGATGGAAACGTCGCCATTGTGGTCGCCATTAACGATTCGGCGAGGCAACAGCGATGGAACTATGTACAGGGTGGCGGTGTGTCCGGCAGTATTAACGGGTACAACATCCGGATTGCCGGATACTACAAAGCCAACGGAACCATCGAGCGAGCGCCGATCCACTGCCCGTATGCCATCGGGTTTCAGGCCAAGGAGCTGAACACCAAGGAGTGAGTCGCGCTATGGCCGTGCGCTCCAACGCGCAGCTCAAGCAGCTTCTGGATGAGCTCTATCACCGCTACAGTCGACCTGTCTTTCTCTCGACCAGCGCCCTCAGCATTCCCCACCAGTATGCAAGCCCCGAGGACCGAGAGATCGCGGCCTTCGTAACCGCCTCCCTTGCCTATGGCAACGTCAAGCAGATCCACCGTAGCGCCAACACTGCGCTCGACGCGATGGGAGATAGCCCGGCCAGGTTCATTCGACGGTTCGATCCTACGCGCGATCCGGCCCGCTTTCAGCACTTTGTTCACCGCTTCAACTCCGGTGTCGACCTCGCGCTCCTCTGCCATCTGCTCCATCAGGCCATCGCGGCGGAGGGATCGCTTCAGGCCTTCTTCCTCAAGGGGTATGATCCCACTCACGACGATATTGGACCTGCCCTGAACAGCTTTGTTGAGCGGATGCTGTCGCTTGACGTCTCTGCCTTCTACCCCTCCGGCACGCTCCCGGCAAAGACTGGCGTTCGCTTCTTTTTCCCCTCACCAGCCCAGGGGAGCGCCTGCAAGCGCCTCAACCTGTTCCTGCGCTGGATGGTGCGTCGCGGCGATGAGATCGACTTCGGCATCTGGACGGCGGTGTCGCCTGCGAAGCTGATCGTGCCCCTCGACACGCATGTGGCTCGGATCTCGCAGCAACTCGGCCTAACCAGGGTGAAGCAGCCCAACTGGCGGATGGCTAAAGAGGTAACACAGCGACTCCGTGCGTTCGATCCTGAGGATCCCGTGAAGTACGACTTTGCCCTGTGCCGCCTGGGGGTCCTGAAGCAGCCGATCCCAGGCTCTGAGCGGTAGAACCTCAATCTTCCATGGTCAGCACGCGCAGCATCTCGTCGTGGAGCAGGCCATTGTTGGCGAGGATCTGGGGGTTAGACAGGCGATGCGGCCCGCCGTGAAGATCGGTCACTCGGCCGCCCGCCTCGGTGACCATCAGCGAGCCGGCCGCCATGTCCCACGGGTGCAGCTTCAACTCCCAGAAGCCATCGAACCGACCGGCAGCTACATAGCACAGATCGAGGGCTGCGGAGCCGGGGCGGCGAACGCCCTGAGCTCGCTTCATGAACCTCACAAAATAATCCAGGTTATTGTGCTTGGCGCCCGCGACGTCATTAGGAAAGCCTGTGGCCAGCAGTGCGTGCGACAAGCTGGCGATGGCCGAGACCTGTAATCGCTTGCCGTTCAGAAATGCCCCTCCACCTCGCTCGGCCGTGAACAGCTCCTCCAGGCTCGGATCGTAGACCAACCCAAAGATCAGCTCACCGTCTTTTTCCACACCGATCGACACGGAGAAGCAGGGATAGCCGTGGGCGTAATTCGTGGTGCCATCCAACGGATCGATGAGCCAGCGGTATCCCGAGTCGCCCTGAAGTCTAGTCCCCTCCTCGCACACAACGCTGTGATGCGGCAACTCCCGTCGGACAATCTCGGCGATCGCCTTCTCTGAGCGGCGATCTATGTCGGTGACGAGGTTCTTCTCGCCCTTGAATTCGATGATCCGCTGCTGCTCCAGTCCCTGGCGAAGGATTGCCCCGGCTTCCTTCGCGGCCCGCAGCGCCACCTCGCGTATCGCGTCGATTTCCATCTGACCCCCTTGTGAAATTTATTGTCAGTTTACCACATCCGGTGGGCAGCGTCTAAGCCTCCTCGTCCTCGCCAACTGCGTTGCTCCAGGCAAAGGGTGGTGATAGTATGTGTGCGGCTCCTGGCATTCGGTATCGTACGCACATGAGACGTGTTCGCGGAGACCACGGTCATGGCCATCGTCTGGAAGTGCCTCATCTGCGGCCACCATCAGCAGGGTGACCAGCCGCCAGACCACTGCCCAAACTGCGGCGCGCCCAGGGAAGAGTTCGTTCTCGTGGAGGAGGACTGATCATTGTTGAAGACCTTTGAGAATCGGCAGAAGAGGAATGGCCCCCATCGATCCTGCTGCCAAGGCTCCCACCGTTTGATATGAGGCGTAGCATGCTCGGAAAAGAGGAGCTTCAGAGGCTCCTGGACTTCGCAGTCGTGGCAGCCCAGGAGGCCGGGGCGATCGTCATGGACTATTTCCAGACCGCCCTTTCTCCGGAGCGAAAGCCGGACCGCACCTTCGTGACGGTGGCCGACCGCGAATCCGAGGAGAGGCTCCGGGCGCTAATCCGACAGGCCTACCCGGACCACGGCATTCTTGGAGAGGAGTTCGGTGAGCAGCAGAGCAGCTCCGGTTGGACCTGGATCATCGACCCGCTTGATGGTACCGCATCTTTCCTCCACGGCGTTCCGCTCTTCGGTGTCTTGCTTGGATTAGAGGTCGAAGGAGAGGTCGTCCTTGGGGTGGCGAATTTCCCCGCGCTGGGCGAGCTGGTCTCTGCAGGCAGGGGAATAGGCTGCTTCTGGAATGGACGCCGCGCCGCTGTCTCCAGCGTGGGCGATCTAAAAGAGGCGTTGCTCCTCTACACGGACGGCGCCGGCTTTGAGCCCCATGGGCGGGAACCGGCATTCCGCCATCTGATCGCCGCCACCCGGATGCACCGGAGTTGGGGCGATTGCTATGGACACATTCTGGTCGCAACGGGACGTGCGGAGGTGATGCTCGATCCGGTGATGAACATCTGGGACTGCGCGGCCCTGCTGCCGATCCTACAGGAAGCAGGCGGAACCTTTACGGATTGGCAGGGACGGCCAACCATCCGGGGGGGGAACGCTATCTCAACCAATGGCCGGCTGTTCGACCAGGTGATGCAGGTTGTCAGGGAGTAGGGGGGCTTAATGCCCTCCCGTGGGACGGGCGGGGATGAACCCCGCCCCTACACCGCACGAGACAGAAACGGGCGCCCCCAGAGTCAGGAACGCCCGTCACGATGCCGCAACGGCCGTTATCTCTCCTGTAGTAGCTTGCCTCGTTCTTTCTCCATCGCATCCTTGCCGGCCTGGTAGGCAGCAGTGAGAATTGCCTTTTTCTCTTCAAAGATCTCTTTGCCTACCACGATCGCATCCTCAACCCGGTCTTTGACGTCATCAACGAGATCGGTGCTTCGATCCTTGGCGTCTGTCGCGAGATCGCGGAGACGAGTGCGGGTCTGTCGGCCTCCCTCTGGAGCGAATAGAAGCGCTAAACTCGCCCCAAGCGCACCGCCAACGATAAATGCGAGGGCCACAGAAGCAGGAGCACATCCTCGTTCTTCGCTCATGTCGATTACCTCCTTCCCACAAGTCGTACAAGTAAGGTGCGTAGGCCAACCCGAAGGCCGGTCATAAGTGCAGCGCCAGTGATCAGCTTCGGAAAGACGATGCTCTGCACCAATTGATTTGCATCACGCACTGTCTGTCCCACTTCAGTAATCGTCTCAATCGTCCCGCCCATTTTCTCCATCCCGCCGGTAACCTGGTCAGATGCACGATTGATGCTCCGAATGACCTCTTTCAGATCGATCAGCGTAGGCCGCAATTCAGGCTCAACCAGCCTGAGAAAATCCTCTGCCTGCCTGGCGGTCCGCCGAAGCTGCACGAGCACGGGGATCATGCCGCACACTAGGATAAAGAATAGGGCCACAATGGACCATAACGCGCACTCTGTCGTAAACATCACACCTCCCCAGCAAACATCGAAAGAAGCCCTGATAACTTTACCAAAGCCGCCAGATGAGGTCAAGCCGTAAGATTACTGTCGAGATGTCCTGCAGCAGATTATACCTGCGTGGTAATTCTACGATCCACCGGCTTGGCGATCGCGTGAGAGCGAGGGCGGCCAGGAAGACTCGATGGTATGTTCGGGCTTTCGTGCGCTACGACTGCTTGACACCTCTCTTCCCCTCAGCTAAGGTCAGATGAGAGGGAATGCAATGGGTGCAACTAATGTGGGGTCCCATGAAATGGGTTACGAGGCGCTGCCGCGGCACACTAATAGGCTGATCCACGAGACCAGCCCCTACCTGCTTCAGCATGCCCATAATCCGGTAGGCTGGTACCCCTGGGGGGAGGAGGCGCTCTGCAAGGCCAGGGAGGAGAATCGTCCGATCCTCCTCAGCATCGGCTATTCCGCCTGCCATTGGTGCCACGTGATGGCGCATGAGTCGTTTGAGGACGAGCAGATCGCCAAGCTGATGAACGAGTCGTTCGTGTGCATCAAGGTTGATCGAGAGGAGCGACCCGACCTCGACGAGATTTACATGGCGGCGACCGTGGCCCTGAATCAGGGGCGGGGCGGGTGGCCGATGACGGTTTTCCTGACCCCCGATCAGCAGCCGTTTTTCGCGGGGACCTACTTCCCACCAACCGATAAGTATGGCCGCCCCGGTTTCGCTACCGTCCTCAGACAGATCGCAGAGCTTTGGCAGAGCAATCCAGGCACCCTTCGGACCCAATCGGACGAGATCACCGAACGCTTGCGTGAGGCTTCTCGCCCGTCCATCCCCTTGCCGGTAGGGCAGACCGAGGTTGCTGCCGCCGTCGCCCACTTCGCTGGGAGCTTCGACCCGGTCCATGGCGGATTCGGTCCCGCCCCCAAGTTCCCTGCCGCGACGGGCCTGTCGCTCCTGCTGCGCCACCACCTTCGCACCGGCGATGCCCACGGCCTGCACATGGTGCGGATGACACTCGACGCCATGGCGCGTGGTGGGATCTACGACCAGATCGGTGGCGGATTTGCCCGGTACTCGACCGACGAGCGCTGGCTGGTCCCTCACTTTGAGAAGATGCTCTACGACAACGCGCTCCTGACCAGGACCTATCTGGAGGCCTTTCAGGTGACCGGCGACCCGTCCTATCGGCGAATCGCGGCCGAACTCCTCGACTACATCCTGCGCGAGATGACCGCGCCGGAGGGGGGCTTTTACTCCGCCACGGACGCCGACTCCGAGGGGGAGGAGGGGAAGTTCTACGTCTGGACGCCTGCTGAGATCGAGGCGATCCTGGGGGAGGAGGAGGCGCGTCGGTTCTGTACTTACTACGACATCACGGAGAGCGGTAACTGGGAGAGCAAGAACATCCCCAACGTCCGGCGCACGCTCGAACAGGTCGCGGTGAAGCTCGGGATCAGCGCCCCAGAGCTTCAGGCCTCCCTCGATCGGGCGCGCCCCAAGGTCTATGAGGCTCGGCGGCAAAGGATTGCACCCGGCCTGGATGACAAGATCCTGACAGCTTGGAACGGGATGATGATCGGCTCGATGGCGGAGGGGTATCGCATCCTCGGCGATCGGCGGTACCTCGACGCCGCAGTCCGCGCGGCCGACTTCCTGCTCACCACCTTGGTCCGACCGGATGGCCGGCTGCTCCGGAC is a genomic window containing:
- a CDS encoding DedA family protein, with the translated sequence MEWLWDLFHRVYDVEALVRVGGLTVLIAIVFVETGLFVGFFLPGDSLLVTAGLFAASGHLELWSLFLFVSLAAIIGDTVGYAIGASTGPKIFNRENSLFFHKKHLTTTKEFYDRYGGITIIIARFMPIVRTFAPLVAGVGGMQYSRFALYNVMGGVGWVVSMTSIGYILGRTIPDIDKYIQVVIALVIGLSLLPGIITFVRSSRRARKPSM
- a CDS encoding Mov34/MPN/PAD-1 family protein translates to MAMELYLSENAFVGLLVSTIEVYRKECFGVLLGQSMSERILVDFVVPYQTATRKFREVHVDLMRSQRVEEAVRSTSRWECVGDYHSHPMYGAVRATTILSAADRHFFKDGNVAIVVAINDSARQQRWNYVQGGGVSGSINGYNIRIAGYYKANGTIERAPIHCPYAIGFQAKELNTKE
- a CDS encoding TIGR02757 family protein yields the protein MAVRSNAQLKQLLDELYHRYSRPVFLSTSALSIPHQYASPEDREIAAFVTASLAYGNVKQIHRSANTALDAMGDSPARFIRRFDPTRDPARFQHFVHRFNSGVDLALLCHLLHQAIAAEGSLQAFFLKGYDPTHDDIGPALNSFVERMLSLDVSAFYPSGTLPAKTGVRFFFPSPAQGSACKRLNLFLRWMVRRGDEIDFGIWTAVSPAKLIVPLDTHVARISQQLGLTRVKQPNWRMAKEVTQRLRAFDPEDPVKYDFALCRLGVLKQPIPGSER
- a CDS encoding inositol monophosphatase family protein — protein: MEIDAIREVALRAAKEAGAILRQGLEQQRIIEFKGEKNLVTDIDRRSEKAIAEIVRRELPHHSVVCEEGTRLQGDSGYRWLIDPLDGTTNYAHGYPCFSVSIGVEKDGELIFGLVYDPSLEELFTAERGGGAFLNGKRLQVSAIASLSHALLATGFPNDVAGAKHNNLDYFVRFMKRAQGVRRPGSAALDLCYVAAGRFDGFWELKLHPWDMAAGSLMVTEAGGRVTDLHGGPHRLSNPQILANNGLLHDEMLRVLTMED
- a CDS encoding DUF7130 family rubredoxin-like protein, producing the protein MFAETTVMAIVWKCLICGHHQQGDQPPDHCPNCGAPREEFVLVEED
- a CDS encoding inositol monophosphatase family protein, which gives rise to MLGKEELQRLLDFAVVAAQEAGAIVMDYFQTALSPERKPDRTFVTVADRESEERLRALIRQAYPDHGILGEEFGEQQSSSGWTWIIDPLDGTASFLHGVPLFGVLLGLEVEGEVVLGVANFPALGELVSAGRGIGCFWNGRRAAVSSVGDLKEALLLYTDGAGFEPHGREPAFRHLIAATRMHRSWGDCYGHILVATGRAEVMLDPVMNIWDCAALLPILQEAGGTFTDWQGRPTIRGGNAISTNGRLFDQVMQVVRE
- a CDS encoding YtxH domain-containing protein, with translation MSEERGCAPASVALAFIVGGALGASLALLFAPEGGRQTRTRLRDLATDAKDRSTDLVDDVKDRVEDAIVVGKEIFEEKKAILTAAYQAGKDAMEKERGKLLQER
- a CDS encoding DUF948 domain-containing protein; the encoded protein is MFTTECALWSIVALFFILVCGMIPVLVQLRRTARQAEDFLRLVEPELRPTLIDLKEVIRSINRASDQVTGGMEKMGGTIETITEVGQTVRDANQLVQSIVFPKLITGAALMTGLRVGLRTLLVRLVGRR
- a CDS encoding thioredoxin domain-containing protein — its product is MGATNVGSHEMGYEALPRHTNRLIHETSPYLLQHAHNPVGWYPWGEEALCKAREENRPILLSIGYSACHWCHVMAHESFEDEQIAKLMNESFVCIKVDREERPDLDEIYMAATVALNQGRGGWPMTVFLTPDQQPFFAGTYFPPTDKYGRPGFATVLRQIAELWQSNPGTLRTQSDEITERLREASRPSIPLPVGQTEVAAAVAHFAGSFDPVHGGFGPAPKFPAATGLSLLLRHHLRTGDAHGLHMVRMTLDAMARGGIYDQIGGGFARYSTDERWLVPHFEKMLYDNALLTRTYLEAFQVTGDPSYRRIAAELLDYILREMTAPEGGFYSATDADSEGEEGKFYVWTPAEIEAILGEEEARRFCTYYDITESGNWESKNIPNVRRTLEQVAVKLGISAPELQASLDRARPKVYEARRQRIAPGLDDKILTAWNGMMIGSMAEGYRILGDRRYLDAAVRAADFLLTTLVRPDGRLLRTYRRGSAHLGAYLEDYAYLCEGLIDLYEAGGAARYIFEAVRMAERLLADFADEPSGAFFTTARDHESLILRRQEGTDGALPSGNAVAASALARLSFHLDREDLRSAAHRAIVAFGKQIALYPHAFAKSLAVVDLLLEGPIELALIGTLGEAGCEALRQEIGRQYLPNRIVAYHDPAEGDPPPFPLLLGKGLVNSRAALYVCRNFTCQAPITDPAQVAEALGGTARRSAGGKR